Proteins encoded in a region of the Paucibacter sediminis genome:
- a CDS encoding tryptophanase, with translation MPKTLIEPFRIKSVEPIRMTTRSEREALLAQAKLNVFKLPAEDVLIDWLTDSGTGAMSSRQWGAIMEGDESYAGARSFYRLQAVIQQITGMQHFVPTHQGRAAEKVLFTAVCKRGELVPNNCHFDTTRANLEYLGVEARDLVIAEGLQPALIHPFKGNIDLARVEALLRAEGDRIPFGMITVTNNTGGGQPVSMANIRAYAQLLKAHGKPFIMDVCRFAENAMFIKMREPGYAETSIRDIVKEMFSYADGCTMSAKKDGMVNIGGFIVLRDEAWMDAVRNGLIMSEGFPTYGGLAGRDLEALAVGLEEGMQEDYLRYRLRTAEYLGERLEAAGVGFVRPTGGHAVYIDARTVLPDMPVEHYPAWALCNALYLEGGIRGVEIGSVMFGKRLDDGSETYHSMELLRLAFPRRMYTQSHFDYAAEVIAEVKQKAASIRGVRIVKQPKFLRHFTCECEWI, from the coding sequence GTGCCCAAGACCCTGATCGAACCCTTCCGCATCAAGAGCGTCGAGCCCATCCGCATGACCACGCGCAGCGAGCGCGAGGCGCTGCTGGCTCAAGCCAAGCTGAATGTCTTCAAGCTGCCCGCCGAGGACGTGCTGATCGACTGGCTCACCGACTCGGGCACCGGCGCGATGTCCTCGCGCCAATGGGGCGCCATCATGGAGGGCGACGAGAGCTACGCCGGCGCACGCAGCTTCTACCGCCTGCAGGCGGTGATCCAGCAGATCACCGGCATGCAGCATTTCGTGCCCACCCACCAGGGCCGCGCCGCCGAGAAGGTGCTGTTCACCGCGGTGTGCAAGCGCGGCGAGCTGGTGCCCAACAACTGCCACTTCGACACCACCCGCGCCAACCTCGAATACCTGGGCGTGGAGGCGCGCGATCTGGTGATTGCCGAGGGCCTGCAGCCGGCCCTGATCCATCCCTTCAAGGGCAATATCGACCTGGCGCGCGTCGAGGCGCTGCTCCGGGCCGAGGGCGATCGCATCCCCTTCGGCATGATCACGGTGACCAACAACACCGGCGGCGGCCAGCCCGTCTCGATGGCGAATATCCGCGCCTATGCCCAGCTGCTCAAGGCGCATGGCAAGCCCTTCATCATGGACGTGTGCCGCTTTGCCGAGAACGCCATGTTCATCAAGATGCGCGAGCCGGGCTATGCCGAGACCTCGATCCGCGACATCGTCAAGGAGATGTTTTCCTACGCCGATGGCTGCACCATGAGCGCGAAGAAGGACGGCATGGTGAATATCGGCGGCTTCATCGTGCTGCGCGACGAGGCCTGGATGGACGCGGTGCGCAACGGCCTGATCATGAGCGAGGGCTTCCCCACCTATGGCGGCCTGGCGGGCCGGGATCTGGAGGCGCTGGCCGTGGGCCTGGAGGAGGGCATGCAGGAGGACTATCTGCGCTACCGCCTGCGTACCGCCGAATACCTGGGCGAGCGCCTGGAGGCGGCCGGCGTGGGCTTCGTCCGGCCGACCGGCGGCCATGCGGTCTATATCGATGCGCGCACCGTGCTGCCCGACATGCCGGTCGAGCATTACCCGGCCTGGGCGCTGTGCAATGCGCTCTATCTGGAGGGCGGCATCCGCGGCGTGGAGATCGGTTCGGTGATGTTCGGCAAGCGCCTGGACGACGGCAGCGAGACCTATCACAGCATGGAGCTGCTGCGCCTGGCCTTCCCGCGCCGCATGTACACGCAATCGCATTTTGACTATGCGGCCGAGGTGATTGCCGAGGTCAAGCAGAAGGCCGCCAGCATCCGCGGCGTGCGCATCGTCAAGCAGCCCAAGTTCCTGCGCCACTTCACCTGCGAGTGCGAATGGATCTGA
- a CDS encoding N-acetylmuramoyl-L-alanine amidase: protein MNLRLTTCALTALLLSACASGPRIDTSYRSENQDSRVLFLVLHYTVGNFESALKTLTTGGKVSSHYLVRDDPVVTYRLVEESQRAWHAGPSYWRGHANLNPSSIGIEIVNPGRQVAADGTVSYVPFSQKQIDAVLALSKDIVLRHQIRPERILGHSDIQPQTKQDPGPMFPWKQFADAGLIAWPDAELVAARLPGYQAALPDVAWFQDQLARHGFGVPRHGELDAMTRNVIAAFQMKYRPAKYDGEPDAETAALLEVVNLPEGMKLSSTDPRGPAAQKPYTSRW from the coding sequence ATGAACCTGCGACTCACCACCTGCGCCCTCACCGCCCTGCTGCTGAGTGCCTGCGCCAGCGGCCCACGCATCGATACCAGCTACCGCTCGGAGAACCAGGACAGCCGCGTGCTCTTCCTGGTGCTGCACTACACGGTGGGCAATTTCGAGAGCGCGCTCAAGACCCTCACCACCGGCGGCAAGGTCTCCAGCCATTACCTGGTGCGCGACGATCCGGTCGTCACCTACCGCCTGGTGGAGGAAAGCCAGCGCGCCTGGCATGCCGGCCCCAGCTACTGGCGCGGCCATGCCAATCTCAACCCCAGCTCGATCGGCATCGAGATCGTCAACCCGGGCCGCCAGGTGGCGGCGGACGGCACGGTCAGCTATGTGCCCTTCTCGCAGAAGCAGATCGACGCGGTGCTGGCGCTCAGCAAGGACATCGTGCTGCGCCACCAGATCCGCCCCGAGCGCATCCTTGGCCACAGCGATATCCAGCCCCAGACCAAGCAGGACCCCGGCCCGATGTTTCCCTGGAAGCAGTTCGCCGACGCCGGCCTGATCGCCTGGCCCGATGCCGAGCTGGTGGCCGCCAGGCTGCCCGGCTACCAGGCCGCGCTGCCGGACGTGGCCTGGTTCCAGGACCAGCTGGCGCGCCACGGCTTCGGCGTGCCGCGCCATGGCGAGCTCGACGCCATGACGCGCAATGTGATCGCCGCCTTCCAGATGAAATACCGCCCCGCCAAGTACGATGGCGAGCCCGACGCCGAAACCGCGGCCCTGCTGGAGGTGGTGAACCTGCCGGAAGGCATGAAGTTATCAAGCACTGACCCCCGCGGCCCCGCCGCCCAGAAGCCCTACACCTCACGCTGGTGA
- a CDS encoding LysR family transcriptional regulator yields the protein MANALNPLEVLLELHMSGSLALTASRMGKTPSAVSKLIRALEVQAGHALVEHAARPLKLTEAGRAYAEAARLVRNQLRETEDRIASLSKQPGGSLRITSSMLFGHTVLADYVVEFRRAHPQLRVEVVLSDAYVDLARDDLDLAIRHGQRASGDMIARAIGRNSVRLCGTPGYFKRHGRPQRPEDLFTHECLNFRADTLDSRWRFHSAGGESVFATPMARLSSNSDDFLLASMRAGDGLLPCFEWAVGKELRAGRLQSCLDDWRFESDAFGEPELWAVYPRGQRGKAKVRQFVDGLIEWLAALQG from the coding sequence ATGGCGAATGCACTGAATCCCCTGGAAGTCCTGCTGGAGTTGCATATGAGCGGCAGCCTGGCACTCACGGCCAGCCGCATGGGCAAGACGCCCTCGGCGGTGTCCAAGCTGATACGTGCCCTGGAAGTGCAGGCCGGTCATGCGCTGGTGGAACACGCCGCGCGACCGCTCAAGCTCACCGAAGCGGGGCGCGCCTACGCTGAGGCGGCGCGGCTGGTGCGCAACCAGCTGCGGGAGACCGAGGACCGAATCGCCAGCCTGAGCAAGCAACCGGGCGGCAGCCTGCGCATCACCAGCTCCATGCTGTTTGGCCACACGGTGCTGGCCGACTACGTGGTGGAGTTCAGGCGTGCCCATCCCCAGCTGCGTGTGGAGGTGGTGTTGAGCGACGCCTATGTGGATCTGGCGCGGGACGACCTGGACCTTGCCATCCGCCACGGCCAGCGTGCCAGCGGGGACATGATTGCGCGCGCCATCGGCCGCAACAGCGTGCGCCTGTGTGGCACGCCGGGCTATTTCAAGCGCCACGGGCGACCGCAGCGACCGGAGGATCTGTTCACGCATGAATGCCTGAACTTTCGCGCCGACACGCTGGACTCGCGCTGGCGCTTTCACAGCGCCGGCGGCGAAAGCGTGTTCGCCACGCCGATGGCGCGGCTGAGCTCCAACAGCGACGACTTTCTGCTCGCCAGCATGCGCGCCGGTGATGGGCTGCTGCCCTGCTTTGAGTGGGCCGTTGGCAAGGAGCTGCGCGCGGGACGCCTGCAGTCCTGTCTGGACGACTGGCGCTTCGAAAGCGATGCCTTTGGCGAACCCGAGCTGTGGGCCGTCTATCCGCGCGGCCAGCGCGGCAAGGCCAAGGTCAGGCAGTTCGTCGACGGATTGATCGAATGGCTGGCTGCGTTGCAGGGATAG
- a CDS encoding ABC transporter permease subunit, which yields MFKFLLHKLATLLPTLLGITIVAFGLIRLVPGDPIEVMMGERRLDPEAHAELVRRMGLDQPLHVQYLDYVGKLLHGDLGQSLVSRAPVSAEFAALFPATVELALTALLLALSLGLLLGMAASLRRGSLLDQGVMGVATVGYSMPVFWWGLILIMYFSVGLGWTPVSGRISIEYDVARVSGFMLVDAWLSGEAGAFKSACLHLLLPALVLGTSTMAVVARMTRSSMLEVLREDYIRTAQAKGLKPARIVLVHALRNALIPVLTVVGMQTGSLLAGAVLTETIFSWPGIGKWLIDSIGRRDYPVVQAGILISACTFIAVNLLVDVLYGVVNPRIRSKS from the coding sequence ATGTTCAAGTTCCTGCTGCACAAGCTCGCCACCCTGCTGCCCACCCTGCTGGGCATCACCATCGTCGCCTTCGGCCTGATACGGCTGGTGCCGGGCGACCCGATCGAGGTGATGATGGGCGAGCGCCGGCTCGACCCCGAGGCGCATGCCGAGCTGGTGCGCCGCATGGGGCTGGACCAGCCCCTGCACGTGCAATACCTCGACTATGTGGGCAAGCTGCTGCACGGCGATCTGGGCCAGTCGCTGGTGAGCCGTGCGCCGGTCTCTGCCGAGTTCGCGGCGCTGTTCCCCGCCACCGTGGAGCTGGCGCTGACCGCCCTGCTGCTGGCGCTCAGCCTGGGCCTGCTGCTGGGCATGGCGGCCAGCCTGCGGCGCGGCTCGCTGCTGGACCAGGGCGTGATGGGCGTGGCCACGGTGGGCTATTCGATGCCGGTGTTCTGGTGGGGGCTGATCCTCATCATGTATTTCTCGGTGGGCCTGGGCTGGACGCCGGTCTCGGGCCGCATCAGCATCGAGTACGACGTCGCCCGCGTGAGCGGCTTCATGCTGGTGGACGCCTGGCTCAGCGGCGAGGCCGGCGCCTTCAAATCGGCCTGCCTGCACCTGCTGCTGCCGGCCCTGGTGCTGGGCACCTCCACCATGGCGGTGGTGGCGCGCATGACGCGCTCCAGCATGCTGGAGGTGCTGCGCGAGGACTACATCCGCACCGCCCAGGCCAAGGGGCTGAAGCCCGCCCGCATCGTGCTGGTGCACGCGCTGCGCAATGCGCTGATCCCGGTGCTCACCGTGGTGGGCATGCAGACCGGCAGCCTGCTGGCCGGCGCGGTGCTGACCGAAACCATCTTCTCCTGGCCGGGCATCGGCAAATGGCTGATCGACTCGATCGGCCGGCGCGACTACCCGGTGGTGCAGGCCGGCATCCTGATCTCGGCCTGCACCTTCATCGCCGTCAACCTGCTGGTGGATGTTCTCTACGGCGTGGTGAACCCGCGCATCCGTTCCAAGTCATGA
- a CDS encoding ABC transporter ATP-binding protein, translated as MSLLRIEDLRVEFGSFAAVDGVDFTLAPGEVLGIVGESGSGKSVSMMALMGLIGAPGRVSAGALEFQGRSLQGISAAQRRAIVGRDMAMIFQDALSSLNPSYTVGYQIEEVLKAHLGLRGGAARARALELLEQVEIPAARSRLKAYPHELSGGMNQRVMIAMAIACGPKLLIADEPTTALDVTIQAQIMDLLLKLQREQGMALVMITHDLAVVAEMAQRVAVMYAGQVVETGPVPALFDAPRHPYTEALLAAIPEHSAGQRRLSALPGIVPGAHDRPRGCLLAPRCRYVTPACEAARPALVDGVRCIHPVGAAREHAHV; from the coding sequence ATGTCGCTGTTACGCATAGAAGACCTGCGGGTCGAGTTCGGCAGCTTTGCCGCGGTGGATGGCGTGGACTTCACGCTCGCGCCCGGCGAGGTGCTGGGCATCGTGGGCGAATCGGGCTCGGGCAAATCGGTCAGCATGATGGCGCTGATGGGCCTGATCGGCGCACCGGGCCGCGTCAGCGCCGGCGCGCTGGAGTTCCAGGGCCGCTCGCTGCAGGGCATCAGCGCGGCCCAGCGCCGCGCCATCGTCGGCCGCGACATGGCGATGATCTTCCAGGACGCCCTCAGCAGCCTGAATCCCAGCTACACGGTGGGTTACCAGATCGAGGAGGTGCTGAAGGCGCACCTCGGCCTGCGCGGCGGCGCGGCGCGCGCGCGTGCGCTCGAGCTGCTGGAGCAGGTGGAGATCCCGGCCGCGCGCAGCCGATTGAAGGCCTATCCGCACGAACTCTCGGGCGGCATGAACCAGCGCGTCATGATCGCGATGGCGATCGCCTGCGGCCCCAAGCTGTTGATCGCCGACGAACCCACCACCGCGCTGGACGTCACCATTCAGGCCCAGATCATGGATCTGCTGCTGAAGCTGCAGCGCGAGCAGGGCATGGCGCTGGTGATGATCACGCACGACCTCGCGGTGGTGGCCGAGATGGCGCAGCGCGTGGCGGTGATGTACGCCGGCCAGGTGGTCGAGACCGGGCCGGTGCCCGCCCTCTTCGACGCGCCGCGCCACCCCTATACCGAGGCCCTGCTGGCCGCGATCCCCGAGCACAGCGCGGGCCAGCGCCGCCTCAGCGCCCTGCCCGGCATCGTGCCGGGCGCGCACGACCGCCCGCGCGGCTGCCTGCTGGCGCCGCGCTGCCGCTATGTCACGCCCGCCTGCGAGGCCGCCAGGCCCGCCCTGGTCGACGGCGTGCGCTGCATCCATCCGGTCGGCGCCGCCAGGGAGCACGCCCATGTCTGA
- a CDS encoding response regulator transcription factor, producing the protein MQVLLVEDDIDLGQAVCEHLEAAGLRVHWCKLLAQAAALPPPELALLDLQLPDGDGLTLLRRWRAQGLRLPVLVLTARERISERVQGLRAGADDYLTKPFDLDELLARIEALWRRAQPPGLAALGDLELDLRQHCARRGGRALELTAMEWALLKCLAAAPGRIVERDRLETALAPLSHADSSSNSLEVIVSRLRKKLGPTRISTHRGLGYRFEA; encoded by the coding sequence ATGCAAGTGCTGCTCGTCGAGGATGACATCGATCTGGGCCAGGCGGTTTGCGAGCATCTCGAGGCGGCCGGCCTGCGGGTGCATTGGTGCAAGCTGCTGGCGCAGGCGGCCGCGCTGCCGCCGCCCGAACTGGCCCTGCTGGACCTGCAGCTGCCGGACGGCGACGGGCTCACCCTGCTGCGCCGCTGGCGCGCCCAGGGCCTGCGCCTGCCCGTGCTGGTGCTGACGGCGCGCGAGCGCATCTCGGAGCGCGTGCAGGGTCTGCGCGCCGGCGCCGACGACTACCTCACCAAGCCCTTCGACCTGGACGAGCTGCTGGCCCGCATCGAGGCCTTGTGGCGGCGCGCCCAGCCGCCCGGCCTGGCGGCGCTGGGCGATCTGGAACTCGATCTGCGCCAGCATTGCGCGCGCCGTGGCGGGCGCGCGCTGGAGCTCACCGCGATGGAATGGGCCCTGCTGAAATGCCTGGCCGCCGCGCCCGGCCGCATCGTCGAGCGCGACCGGCTGGAGACGGCGCTGGCGCCGCTCAGCCATGCCGACAGCAGCAGCAACTCGCTGGAGGTGATCGTCAGCCGCTTGCGCAAGAAGCTGGGGCCGACGCGCATCAGCACCCACCGCGGCCTGGGCTATCGCTTTGAGGCCTGA
- a CDS encoding PEP-CTERM sorting domain-containing protein yields the protein MMKPCPSLRPLVLSLGLLSPLWAAASVFGTLGNFDVVNDTGQTAHGFEIELEGLHLGDITDTFGGAGRGFPTTVERYGAPEVTEYNVGGVFGVRVTYKASFAAGVWNVGTPSGVFSTPGESCWTGGGIGYGPSTPCDHFGVGTVGNASQTRYSWLVESSPGSGALSPVTAALPAPAWQVIPSPVPAQPPVVVARIQAPAPPETPEPQFGEPVWVKVYTTEFEDKISLEELMGGDPKIKLAKSETEIEWQLLQTDPGNPNAGQLENGGLAAVGDKSESVVRRYEFYHYIGAFDSENHEAKPLLGDSNADPSEVGEFIGAQNVAINLNGNIAAVPEPSTWLMLGLGMAGLVWRRRDLIQRN from the coding sequence ATGATGAAGCCATGTCCGTCCCTGCGTCCCCTGGTCCTGAGCCTGGGTTTGTTGAGCCCCTTGTGGGCGGCTGCCAGCGTGTTCGGCACGCTGGGTAATTTCGACGTCGTGAACGACACCGGTCAGACCGCCCATGGCTTCGAGATCGAGCTCGAAGGCCTGCATCTGGGTGACATCACCGACACCTTTGGCGGCGCCGGGCGCGGCTTCCCCACCACGGTGGAGCGCTATGGGGCCCCCGAAGTCACCGAGTACAACGTCGGCGGCGTGTTCGGCGTGCGCGTCACCTACAAGGCCAGCTTTGCCGCCGGCGTGTGGAACGTGGGCACGCCCAGCGGCGTGTTCAGCACCCCGGGCGAGAGCTGCTGGACCGGTGGCGGCATCGGCTATGGCCCCAGCACGCCCTGCGACCACTTCGGCGTCGGCACGGTGGGCAACGCCAGCCAGACGCGCTACAGCTGGCTGGTGGAAAGCAGCCCCGGCTCGGGCGCGCTGAGCCCGGTGACGGCGGCGCTGCCGGCGCCCGCCTGGCAGGTCATTCCCTCGCCCGTGCCGGCCCAGCCGCCGGTGGTGGTGGCGCGCATCCAGGCGCCGGCGCCGCCGGAAACGCCCGAGCCGCAGTTCGGCGAGCCGGTCTGGGTCAAGGTCTACACCACCGAGTTCGAGGACAAGATCAGCCTCGAGGAGCTGATGGGCGGCGACCCCAAGATCAAGCTGGCCAAGAGCGAGACCGAGATCGAATGGCAGTTGCTGCAGACCGACCCCGGCAACCCGAACGCGGGCCAGCTGGAGAACGGCGGCCTGGCGGCGGTGGGCGATAAGTCCGAGTCGGTGGTGCGGCGCTACGAGTTCTACCACTACATCGGCGCCTTCGACTCCGAGAACCACGAGGCCAAGCCGCTGCTGGGCGACTCCAATGCCGACCCCAGCGAGGTGGGTGAATTCATCGGCGCGCAGAACGTCGCCATCAATCTGAACGGCAATATCGCCGCGGTGCCCGAGCCCTCCACCTGGCTGATGCTGGGTCTGGGCATGGCAGGCCTGGTCTGGCGCCGCCGCGACTTGATTCAACGCAACTGA
- a CDS encoding N-acetylglucosamine kinase has translation MLSAAPSSPPAPSDLGLGLDAGGTHTRWALAGPDGALLAEGQVAGISATQLAQAAGRMTLTQTLHQLAAAVLLHGRPRRLVAGITGLAEPQGPVAQQLKDLLAQALGLAPRQMHCGSDMEIAYRSAFAAPGEGYLVYAGTGAIAAFIDQQGRFERAGGRGPILGDEGGGYWIAREALAAIWRQEDEQPGSTQGWPLAQALYAAIGGSDWASTRAFVYGADRGAVGRLALAVAAAAEHDARARALLRRAGHELARLALALLRRHGPRPVVAAGRALLLHESIAAGLREALPADLELRVQQLQAHHTAARLALLDAQDLTP, from the coding sequence ATGCTCAGCGCCGCCCCCAGCTCACCGCCCGCCCCCAGCGACCTTGGCCTCGGCCTGGACGCCGGTGGCACGCACACGCGCTGGGCCCTGGCCGGGCCCGACGGTGCGCTGCTGGCCGAGGGCCAGGTGGCCGGCATCAGCGCCACCCAGCTGGCGCAGGCCGCCGGCCGCATGACGCTGACCCAGACCCTGCACCAGCTGGCCGCCGCGGTGCTGCTGCATGGCCGCCCCAGACGCCTGGTGGCCGGCATCACCGGCCTGGCCGAACCGCAGGGGCCGGTGGCCCAGCAGCTCAAGGACCTGCTCGCGCAGGCGCTGGGCCTGGCGCCGCGCCAGATGCACTGCGGCAGCGATATGGAGATCGCCTATCGCAGCGCCTTTGCCGCCCCCGGCGAGGGCTATCTGGTCTATGCCGGCACCGGCGCCATCGCCGCCTTCATCGACCAGCAAGGCCGCTTCGAGCGCGCCGGCGGCCGCGGCCCCATCCTCGGCGACGAGGGCGGCGGCTACTGGATCGCCCGCGAGGCCCTGGCCGCGATCTGGCGCCAGGAGGACGAGCAGCCCGGCAGCACCCAGGGCTGGCCGCTGGCGCAGGCGCTGTATGCCGCCATCGGTGGCAGCGACTGGGCCAGCACGCGCGCCTTCGTCTACGGCGCCGACCGCGGTGCGGTGGGCCGCCTGGCGCTGGCCGTGGCCGCCGCCGCTGAGCACGACGCACGGGCGCGCGCGCTGCTGCGCCGCGCCGGCCACGAACTGGCGCGCCTGGCCCTGGCCCTGCTGCGCCGCCATGGCCCGCGCCCGGTGGTGGCCGCCGGCCGCGCCCTGCTGCTGCACGAATCGATTGCCGCCGGCCTGCGCGAGGCCCTGCCGGCTGACCTAGAGTTGCGCGTGCAGCAGCTGCAAGCCCATCACACCGCCGCCCGCCTCGCGCTGCTTGACGCTCAAGACCTGACCCCATGA
- a CDS encoding peptide ABC transporter ATP-binding protein, with protein MSEPLLLQAQGLARHYRVSRGWFAPKATVKALNGLSFGLKAGETLAVVGESGCGKSTLARQLTLIEPPTSGSLLIEGQDAARADAATLKRLRQRVQMVFQNPFASLNPRKSIAATLAEPLVINTRLSQAERLERVEALVHKVGLRPEHLRRYPHMFSGGQRQRIAIARAMMLNPRVVVADEPVSALDVSIQAQILNLFMDLQDEFGTGYVFISHNLSVVEHVAKDLLVMYLGRAVEYGDKARIFARPLHPYTQALMSATPALRAQDRRLRIKIQGELPSPLNPPSGCAFHKRCPLAQARCAVEEPELREVDGRQVACHLV; from the coding sequence ATGTCTGAGCCGCTGCTGCTGCAAGCCCAGGGCCTGGCGCGCCATTACCGCGTCAGCCGCGGCTGGTTCGCGCCCAAGGCCACGGTGAAGGCGCTCAACGGCTTGAGCTTCGGCCTGAAGGCCGGCGAGACCCTGGCGGTGGTGGGCGAGTCGGGCTGTGGCAAGTCCACGCTGGCGCGCCAGCTCACCCTGATCGAGCCGCCCACCAGCGGCTCCCTGCTGATCGAGGGCCAGGACGCGGCGCGCGCCGACGCGGCCACGCTTAAACGCCTGCGCCAGCGCGTGCAGATGGTGTTCCAGAACCCATTTGCCTCGCTGAACCCGCGCAAGAGCATCGCCGCCACGCTGGCCGAGCCCCTCGTCATCAACACCCGCCTGAGCCAGGCCGAGCGGCTCGAACGCGTCGAGGCGCTGGTGCACAAGGTCGGGCTGCGGCCCGAGCACCTGCGCCGCTACCCGCATATGTTCTCGGGCGGCCAGCGCCAGCGCATCGCGATCGCGCGCGCCATGATGCTGAACCCGCGGGTGGTGGTGGCCGACGAGCCGGTCTCGGCGCTGGACGTCTCGATCCAGGCGCAGATCCTCAATCTCTTCATGGATCTGCAGGACGAGTTCGGCACCGGCTATGTGTTCATCTCCCACAACCTCAGCGTGGTCGAGCATGTGGCCAAGGACCTGCTGGTGATGTACCTGGGCCGCGCCGTCGAGTACGGCGACAAGGCGCGCATCTTCGCGCGCCCGCTGCACCCCTACACGCAGGCGCTGATGAGCGCCACGCCGGCGCTGCGCGCGCAGGACCGCCGGCTGCGCATCAAGATCCAGGGTGAACTGCCGAGCCCGCTGAACCCGCCCAGCGGCTGCGCCTTCCACAAGCGCTGCCCGCTCGCGCAGGCGCGCTGCGCGGTGGAGGAACCCGAGCTGCGCGAGGTGGATGGCCGGCAGGTGGCCTGCCATCTGGTCTAG
- a CDS encoding ABC transporter permease subunit, with amino-acid sequence MSQVIEAPAYPSPLAEFWGGFAANRGALLALAVFLLIAASALLSPWIAPHSPIEQYREHMLTPPVWAEGGSWRFLLGTDELGRDLLSRLLHGGRVSLGIGLASVLMSMLPGVLLGLTAAFYQRAVSPAIMRVMDIMLALPGLLLAICVITVLGPGLVNTVIAIAIGALPGYTRLTRAAALAEIGKEYVTASRVAGAGTLRLMFSAVLPNCMAPLIVNATLSFSAAILETAGLGFLGLGVQAPTPEWGSMLSAARDYIERAPWVVTLPGLTILVSVLAINLMGDGLRDALDPKLKRAG; translated from the coding sequence ATGAGCCAAGTGATCGAAGCGCCGGCCTACCCTTCGCCGCTGGCCGAGTTCTGGGGCGGCTTTGCCGCCAACCGCGGTGCGCTGCTGGCGCTGGCCGTGTTCCTGCTGATCGCCGCCAGCGCCCTGCTCTCGCCCTGGATCGCGCCGCACAGCCCGATCGAGCAATACCGCGAGCACATGCTCACGCCGCCGGTATGGGCAGAGGGCGGCAGCTGGCGCTTCCTGCTCGGCACCGACGAGCTGGGCCGCGACCTGCTCTCGCGCCTGCTGCATGGCGGCCGCGTCTCGCTAGGGATCGGCCTGGCCTCGGTGCTGATGTCCATGCTGCCCGGCGTGCTGCTGGGCCTCACGGCGGCGTTCTACCAGCGCGCCGTGTCGCCGGCCATCATGCGGGTGATGGACATCATGCTGGCCCTGCCGGGGCTGCTGCTGGCGATCTGCGTCATCACCGTGCTGGGGCCAGGTCTTGTCAACACGGTGATCGCGATCGCGATCGGCGCGCTGCCCGGCTACACGCGCCTGACGCGCGCAGCCGCGCTGGCCGAGATCGGCAAGGAGTACGTCACCGCCAGCCGCGTGGCCGGCGCCGGCACGCTGCGCCTGATGTTCTCGGCGGTGCTGCCCAACTGCATGGCGCCGCTGATCGTCAACGCCACGCTGAGCTTCTCGGCCGCCATCCTGGAGACCGCCGGCCTGGGCTTTCTGGGCCTGGGCGTGCAGGCGCCCACGCCCGAATGGGGCAGCATGCTCTCGGCCGCGCGCGACTACATCGAGCGCGCCCCCTGGGTCGTGACCCTGCCGGGCCTGACCATCCTGGTCTCGGTGCTGGCCATCAACCTGATGGGCGACGGCCTGCGCGATGCGCTGGACCCCAAACTGAAACGAGCCGGCTGA